Sequence from the Thermocoleostomius sinensis A174 genome:
CAGGACATAGCGCACGGTGTCTGCCACATTTTTCGGATCTTGCAACACAGCCGGATCAATATCAGGAAACCGATCGAGCAAGAAAGGTGTGCGCATTCCTCCGGCGACAACGGCTGTGACTTTAACTCCGTGTGGACGTCCTTCCACGTGCAGTGTGTGGCTTAGCCCCATCAATCCCCACTTACTAGCATGGTAGGCAGAGGCATTGGCCCAAGCCCGTTTAGCGGCAGTTGAGGCAATGTTAACAATGTGCCCACTGCCCTGCTGTTTCATCAATGGCAGTATGAACTTAGAGAGTATAAAGGGAGCACGCAAATTGACATTCATCACACGATCCCAGTCCTCGATCGATAATTCTTCAACCGGCAAGGTGACATCCGTTCCCGCATTGTTCACTAATATATCTACTTTGCCGTGCTGATCTAGAATTTTTTGGATAGCAGACTCAATCTGCTGTTCGTTGGTAATATCGAGCGATAGGGCGATCGCTTCCATTCCTTTAGCCTGAAGGTTTTTGGCTGCCTGCTCTGCCAAGTCTATGCGAATGTCCGCCAAGATCACGATCGCACCCACTTCGGCTAGAGCTTCACCAATGGCAACCCCTAACCCTCTAGCTCCTCCAGTGACAAGAGCCACTTTTCCACGTAATGTTTCCATGTAATTCACTCCGTACAAATACAATAGAACAAGCTCGTGAACGATAAAATTAACTAAAATGGCTATGGATTTTGAATGACTAACGTTTTAGAACTGTGAGCGGCAGTAGATGTCATGGGAGACGCCACAGATTGAGGCGAATTGCCAGAATAGGCAGGGTCTTTAGGTTGGGACGTGTTTTCTAAGCACGGTTCTACCGAAAATCCATAGCCGTCTTTCTCCCACTGGGTTTGTTGCAAAGTACAATCGTGCATTGCCAACAGATGTTCCTCAACTAGTTCGCACAATAAATGAATCACCAGTAGATGAACTTCTTGAATCCGCTGGGTTTCTAACGTAGGTACCACGATTGCAATATCGGCTTTTGCTCGAAGTTCGCCGCCATCCCCCCCCAACAGCGCGATTGTCTTTAGATTGAGCCGTCGGGCTGCCTCGAACGCCGCAATCACGTTTTGCGATCGGCCACTGGTGCTGATCCCAAGCAATAAATCATGCGGTTGGGCAAACGTTTCCACCTGCCGAGCAAAAATGTTGTCATAGTTCACATCATTGGCCCAAGCAGTCAGAAACGCCGAATCTGCCGTCAGTGCTAAGGCGGGAAGTCCCGCCCGCTGAGGACAGCAAAAGCGCCCCACCAACTCGGCTGCAAAATGTTGAGAATCGGCTGCGCTGCCGCCATTCCCGCAAAGCAAAAGTTTTCCCCCTTGAGCGAATGCAGCACTCATGGCTTGGGCAGCGGCTTGGATGTCCGATCGTAAAAGGCGCTGAGACCGCTGAACCGTTTGCAGCATCGAGTCAAACCCACGATCGAGAATTGCCAATTGATTTGCCTCAATTCCTGCCGTGGCACAGCCATCTGCAAGGACTTCCTCATACAAGGCAGCAACTGCACTGGTCACCTTTGACCAAGTAAAGTGGTCATGGCAGCGACGAACAGCTTGTCGTCCTAAGAGGTTGGTTAACTGCGGATGGTCATAAAGATACATCAAGCGATCGGCCAACAACTCTGGGGTGTTGGGAGGAATTAGAAAGCCCGTTTCGCCATCTTTGACGGTGAACTTGATGCCACCTACATCTGAACCAATCACAGGCGTGCCGCAAGCCATCGATTCGAGTGGCGTAATGCCAAACGGCTCGTACCAAGGCGTAGTGACAAACACATCTGCTGCACTATAATAGTATTTCAATACTTCGCGCCCCTTTCGCCCCACAAACGTAACGCGAGATGCGATTCCGAGTTCTTGAGCAATAGCCCTTAACCGCCCAATTTCAGGTGTCAGTTTTGGGTCAATCGTTTCGGATTCTCCACCCACGATCAATAATCGTGCGGCAATCGTTTTTTGCTTGAGCAAATGGGCAAACCCTCGGATAGCAGTATCAACACCCTTGCGGGGAACCATTCGCCCCAGTTGCAGAATGATGAACTCATCGGGCGATAATCCTAACGTCAACCGAGCATGAGTTCTGTTGATCGACCAAAACTCAGTCGTATCAAACCCACAAGGAATAATCGTAATTCGATCGACGTTGGCTTGATAAAGCTGCACCAAATCTTCGCGATCTTGCGGACATTCAGCAATAATAAAATCTGCTTCCTGAACAATTCGATCTTCAATAGCAAACCGTTCATCTGGAAACTGATCGGCCGAGCCTTGGTGCAATCGCCGCACTCGCCCTAGGGCATGAAATGTCACAACAAAGGGAATTCCAGTAGACTGCTTGATATTAGCGGCAACAAGTCCTGACATCCAAAAATTGGCATGAATAAGATCATATGAGGAATAATGACGACACCAATCTAAGACAAAAGCTGTAAATTCATCCATGTAAACCAGTAGATTTTCCTTGGGAAGCGGAACTGGTGGACCAGCTGGAACATGAATGACTCGAACTCCTTGGTGCCATTCCACAATATCTGGTAAATGTTCACCATCGCGGCGTGTGAAAACGTCAACATGATAGCCGATCGCCGCCAAATGTTTAGCTAACTGACCCACATAGACATTCTGTCCGCCGCTGTCTACACCGCCAAAAATACCGAGTGGTGTCGCATGTTCGCTTATCAGCGCAATACGTTTGGTCATAGATTTTATCCTTTGATTCCCAACTTAGTTCCTAAGTTAATTCTTAAATTAAGGACAGTCTTTGCTGACTGATGGCTCGTTCAAACACTTGATTCCAATCGTGAATAAATCGCTGAATGTGAAACCGCGATCGCGCCTGTTCTTGAGCAGCTTGTCCAAGACGACGGGCCAGCGAAACATCCCCAATCAGTGCCTGCATTCGTTCAACTAAATGATCAATGTCGGTGGAAATATAACCGGAGACCTGATTCTCAACAACCGTTACAAGTTCTGTTGTCGCGAGTCCCACGATCGGTAAACCTAACATCATTGCTTCGCACACAGCTAATCCCAGACTGGTATAACGCACCGGATGAAAAAAGAACCGATAGCGAGCTTGAAAGGCTGGCAGTTGCGCATGTGGAATTTCTCCCAATCCTCCCAACGATTCAGCATTCATTCCAACTAAATCCAGCGGCACAGACTGCCGTACCTGTTGAAAGATATCGGCTCCAAGTCGTCTGCCTCGCGATCGTAAGCCATTTGTTACCACTAGACCTCGGTCAATTTCGCCGCTGTAGCGGATGGTATCTGGTACCAAAACACCGTGTTCTACAACGCAAGTAGGGGTGCTGTTGTTATCCCACATTAAGCGATTGAAGTGTGTGACATGAACTAACAACATCGTGGGATCATCTACCACATGTTTTGTATCGGTGGGGTGTTCGCGCGGCGGATCGTGCTCAAGATACAGGCGTGGCAATCGGCGTTGAGCCTCCGACAAAATCTCGTACTGATCGTGTTGATAGTTGCGACGGGATTGAAAGAGAATGCAGTCAAACTCTTGCGTTGCTACTGCTTCTGCGGCAATATCGTGAACATTATCGCCCCATGCAAAGCCGCCTAAACGTCCGCCGTATCCTTCTGGTTTTCCGGGTTTAACTGGTAAATAAAACTCATGGGGAGCTTGGGTCAAATAGTAAAGATAGCTGCCGTGAACATGCCAGGTTAAAATTCGGAGCCGCATAGAATTGGAATGGATGAATGGAGCAGATGCCAACAAAAATCACCGATCGAGTCCGTATCGCAAGGAGTAACGCAAATTGACAGAACGCCACCCCCAAATTCGCAGGACTGTCCAACACGAATGGGAATTCCCGCTAAGTAACAGGCATAGGCCATTGCATAGGGCGATCGAGTCGGTGGTGTAAAAATTAGGGCTGCATCAAATGAGTGTTG
This genomic interval carries:
- a CDS encoding SDR family oxidoreductase; the protein is METLRGKVALVTGGARGLGVAIGEALAEVGAIVILADIRIDLAEQAAKNLQAKGMEAIALSLDITNEQQIESAIQKILDQHGKVDILVNNAGTDVTLPVEELSIEDWDRVMNVNLRAPFILSKFILPLMKQQGSGHIVNIASTAAKRAWANASAYHASKWGLMGLSHTLHVEGRPHGVKVTAVVAGGMRTPFLLDRFPDIDPAVLQDPKNVADTVRYVLMQPSETVIPEVMVIPMRETSWP
- a CDS encoding glycosyltransferase, with the protein product MTKRIALISEHATPLGIFGGVDSGGQNVYVGQLAKHLAAIGYHVDVFTRRDGEHLPDIVEWHQGVRVIHVPAGPPVPLPKENLLVYMDEFTAFVLDWCRHYSSYDLIHANFWMSGLVAANIKQSTGIPFVVTFHALGRVRRLHQGSADQFPDERFAIEDRIVQEADFIIAECPQDREDLVQLYQANVDRITIIPCGFDTTEFWSINRTHARLTLGLSPDEFIILQLGRMVPRKGVDTAIRGFAHLLKQKTIAARLLIVGGESETIDPKLTPEIGRLRAIAQELGIASRVTFVGRKGREVLKYYYSAADVFVTTPWYEPFGITPLESMACGTPVIGSDVGGIKFTVKDGETGFLIPPNTPELLADRLMYLYDHPQLTNLLGRQAVRRCHDHFTWSKVTSAVAALYEEVLADGCATAGIEANQLAILDRGFDSMLQTVQRSQRLLRSDIQAAAQAMSAAFAQGGKLLLCGNGGSAADSQHFAAELVGRFCCPQRAGLPALALTADSAFLTAWANDVNYDNIFARQVETFAQPHDLLLGISTSGRSQNVIAAFEAARRLNLKTIALLGGDGGELRAKADIAIVVPTLETQRIQEVHLLVIHLLCELVEEHLLAMHDCTLQQTQWEKDGYGFSVEPCLENTSQPKDPAYSGNSPQSVASPMTSTAAHSSKTLVIQNP
- a CDS encoding glycosyltransferase; its protein translation is MRLRILTWHVHGSYLYYLTQAPHEFYLPVKPGKPEGYGGRLGGFAWGDNVHDIAAEAVATQEFDCILFQSRRNYQHDQYEILSEAQRRLPRLYLEHDPPREHPTDTKHVVDDPTMLLVHVTHFNRLMWDNNSTPTCVVEHGVLVPDTIRYSGEIDRGLVVTNGLRSRGRRLGADIFQQVRQSVPLDLVGMNAESLGGLGEIPHAQLPAFQARYRFFFHPVRYTSLGLAVCEAMMLGLPIVGLATTELVTVVENQVSGYISTDIDHLVERMQALIGDVSLARRLGQAAQEQARSRFHIQRFIHDWNQVFERAISQQRLSLI